The genomic stretch GTGGCGTGCAGTGAGAAGTGCTGCTGCACGGCCCTTTGCACCTGAAGCTTTGAGGCGTTTCCGTTGCCGGTGACGGACTGCTTGATTCGCTTGGCGGGCATAGGGAACACCGGCACTCGAGCCAGGCGCACCGCCAGGCAGATGACTCCCCGGGCGTGCCCCATCAGGACCGCGGTCTGCGGGTAATCGGCGTGGCTGTAAACCTCTTCCAGGCAGACGACCTCCGGGCGAAACTCTTCGACGACCTCCTGAATGCCCTTGAACAGCGTCTCCAGACGCAGCGGCAGATTGTTGCCCTGCGCTCGCGGCAGGCGGATGACGCCCGCTTCCACCAGGGCCGTCCCCTGGCGGTGACGCTCGACGATCCCGTAACCGGTGATGTTGAGGCCTGGGTCAATGCCCATCACCCGGATTGAGGCCGTTCCATTTCCCGCCATGCGCTGAATTGTAACACGTTGATGAACTTCAAAAAGCTGAATGTCTCGACCACCACAGCGCAGGGTTCGGCGAACACAAACTCCTGGCGCTCGGAACCATGAGTTGCCGCGCGAAAGAATCGCAGGGGGAAGAATAAGTCGTTACAGGCAGCCGCGAACCGGTGCACGCAACGTCGGGCTCGTTTTTTGACCCTTATTTGTTTTCAATAACATGGCCCGCTTTGTTTTCCGGTTCGTTCCGGTTCGTTTTTTTCACAGCTACGTGTTTTCAATAACTTCTCCGCTTTGTTTTAGGTTCGTTTCCGGTTCGTTTTTTGGCAATTTCCCTTTGTTTCCAACAACCTCTCCGGTTCGTTTTTCAAAAAACGTGATTTTTGTCCCATTTGCCTCAAAACCAGCGCGAAAAATGGCTTTTTGAGGACTACAAAAATTCGCTCGTTACCGACACGCATTCATCACCCGCCACTGCGAAAACCACCGGGCCAACCATGGATCGTGCGCTACAAACACCGCGTTTCATTCCCTGATCCTGCGCCTAAACCTTCGCTGTTGAACAAGGCTACCATAGCTAGCCTACTAAGTCAAGCAAAATCGGCGGGAGTGTCGCTGCAAAGTGAGAAGTTCCGGTATGAGCAAAGTAGAAAG from Terriglobia bacterium encodes the following:
- the ruvC gene encoding crossover junction endodeoxyribonuclease RuvC; translation: MAGNGTASIRVMGIDPGLNITGYGIVERHRQGTALVEAGVIRLPRAQGNNLPLRLETLFKGIQEVVEEFRPEVVCLEEVYSHADYPQTAVLMGHARGVICLAVRLARVPVFPMPAKRIKQSVTGNGNASKLQVQRAVQQHFSLHATPRPPDVADALAVALCYMNTLRAPTNGLRLKGGRLR